Proteins encoded in a region of the Acomys russatus chromosome 14, mAcoRus1.1, whole genome shotgun sequence genome:
- the LOC127198506 gene encoding small nuclear ribonucleoprotein F-like: protein MSLPLNPKPFLSGLTGKPVMVKRKWEMENKGYLVSVDGYMNMQLANTEEYIDGALSGHLGEVLIRCNNVLYITGVEEEEEDGEMRE, encoded by the coding sequence ATGAGTTTACCCCTCAATCCCAAGCCTTTTCTCAGTGGATTGACAGGAAAGCCAGTGATGGTAAAACGTAAGTGGGAGATGGAGAACAAGGGCTACCTGGTCTCTGTGGACGGCTACATGAACATGCAGCTGGCGAATACAGAAGAATACATAGATGGGGCATTGTCTGGACATCTGGGTGAAGTTCTAATAAGGTGTAATAATGTCCTTTATATCACAGGcgttgaagaggaggaggaagacgggGAAATGAGAGAATAG